In Pseudoalteromonas marina, a genomic segment contains:
- a CDS encoding lysozyme inhibitor LprI family protein, giving the protein MSDTKLLNAHGASVKFSILILLTLSFSLFAEEKLDCEKAWTTIDVNRCMSIDLAEVEKVMEKYLAKSLERYKEDKVSLKSIEESQDLWLAYRNSHCGAVYDTWRDGTIRTSMGLGCKIDITQQRTKKLWLYFLTYMDSTPAILPEPKPYKPKSY; this is encoded by the coding sequence ATGTCGGATACAAAGTTGTTAAATGCACATGGAGCTTCGGTGAAATTTTCAATATTAATACTACTAACTTTATCTTTTTCTTTATTCGCAGAAGAAAAGTTAGATTGTGAGAAAGCTTGGACAACTATTGATGTTAATAGGTGTATGTCTATTGATTTAGCTGAGGTTGAAAAGGTAATGGAAAAATACCTTGCTAAAAGCCTTGAGCGATATAAAGAAGATAAGGTATCACTTAAATCAATAGAAGAGTCACAGGATTTATGGTTAGCATATCGTAATTCTCATTGTGGCGCTGTATATGATACATGGCGAGATGGCACTATCAGGACATCAATGGGGCTAGGTTGTAAAATTGACATTACTCAGCAACGTACTAAAAAGCTTTGGTTATACTTTTTAACTTATATGGACTCAACTCCAGCAATTTTACCAGAGCCAAAACCATATAAACCAAAAAGCTATTAG